The following are encoded in a window of Haliotis asinina isolate JCU_RB_2024 chromosome 14, JCU_Hal_asi_v2, whole genome shotgun sequence genomic DNA:
- the LOC137260855 gene encoding uncharacterized protein, with product MCSKVKYGLYIFGLLIKSTAVDCSCTQCKDHHLSEFDGKAVTDCQLATFSQVEIAGFCSRRCSEDHRCRSYRYNSRTKTCSTYGCGYSRPTQTLSPVSADDGSRLYAFCENPSFGMKCETSSNCAFGNSTCVDGVCGCMTGTSYDVTTGDCLIRCSAYGSESTTYKDSGIEYCNINVLTTSTKKACIAACEAESGFKCISAEYYHGDGECNLCDTPALELPKGSLESGTASNWTLTVRHCAY from the exons ATGTGTTCAAAGGTTAAGTACGGTCTTTATATTTTTGGGTTACTGATCAAATCCACAGCAGTTGATTGTTCATGCACTCAATGTAAAGACCATCATCTCTCTGAATTCGACGGGAAGGCTGTTACAGACTGCCAACTCGCCACGTTCTCTCAGGTGGAAATAGCAGGATTTTGTAGCCGAAGGTGTTCAGAGGATCACAGATGTAGGTCCTACAGGTACAACAGCAGGACGAAGACGTGTTCTACCTACGGCTGTGGCTACTCCCGCCCAACGCAGACGTTGAGCCCCGTGTCAGCAGACGATGGCTCAAGACTATATGCTTTCTGCGAAA ATCCGTCGTTTGGGATGAAGTGCGAGACCTCATCAAACTGCGCCTTCGGAAACTCAACGTGTGTGGACGGCGTCTGTGGATGCATGACGGGAAccagttatgacgtcacgacTGGTGATTGTCTGATTC GCTGCAGTGCATACGGAAGTGAAAGTACCACTTACAAGGACTCTGGAATAGAATATTGCAACATCAACGTGCTCACAACGTCTACAAAGAAGGCGTGCATTGCAGCATGCGAGGCAGAGTCTGGTTTTAAGTGTATCAGTGCGGAGTATTACCACGGAGATGGCGAATGCAACCTCTGTGACACACCCGCACTGGAGCTCCCTAAGGGGAGTCTTGAGTCTGGTACCGCTAGTAACTGGACCCTGACGGTACGGCACTGTGCATACTGA